A region from the Salvia splendens isolate huo1 chromosome 15, SspV2, whole genome shotgun sequence genome encodes:
- the LOC121766421 gene encoding uncharacterized protein LOC121766421, with the protein MMSVERSFEAWEEVQRHGQDFADKLAQGFTGLIHSHIAPPSFVWPNPPTPKLEFPARSFMRNDFGLSVDQSTITGVTAIFDIGNRIGQAGADFGASFNGVVQQFFRRLPVPFGHEESAGVSLGTEGRGPRANVGISLQEDLGSLAERFKDYGIPENGAAVVQGSTEDETKALKKLGRAQGTFNVTSTYDSRTRNIESSLVARGDLWRVEASQGSSTSGRDNSSLFLVQLGPVLFVRDSTLLLPVHLSKQHLLWYGYDRKNGMHSLCPAVWSKHRRWLLMSMICLNPFTCSFMDVQFPNGQLTYVSGEGISTSAFLPLCGGLLQAQGQYPGEMKFSFSCKNKWGTRITPTWQWPDKSFALGLEQALAWKRSGLMVRPTVQLSLCPTFGGSFPGVHMEVTHSVKDEFNLSCGCALVHRPSAFASASVGRSKWNGNVGSAGVVVKVETPLDHFGNPSFSVQLNSGIEF; encoded by the exons ATGATGTCTGTGGAGAGATCGTTTGAAGCGTGGGAGGAGGTGCAGCGGCACGGTCAGGATTTTGCGGATAAGCTTGCGCAGGGGTTTACAGGCTTGATTCACTCTCACATAGCCCCGCCGTCGTTCGTCTGGCCGAATCCTCCCACGCCGAAGCTGGAGTTTCCGGCGCGGAGTTTTATGAGGAATGACTTTGGCCTATCCGTGGATCAGTCGACGATAACTGGCGTGACTGCTATTTTCGACATCGGGAACAGGATAGGGCAGGCGGGGGCTGATTTTGGGGCGAGTTTTAATGGTGTGGTTCAGCAATTCTTCAGGCGGCTGCCGGTTCCGTTCGGGCATGAAGAGAGCGCTGGGGTTTCGTTGGGAACAGAGGGTCGTGGACCGAGGGCGAATGTTGGAATTTCGCTGCAGGAGGATTTGGGGTCTCTGGCTGAACGATTTAAGGATTACGGTATTCCTGAAAATGGTGCTGCGGTGGTGCAGGGTTCGACGGAGGACGAGACGAAGGCATTGAAAAAGTTGGGTCGAGCACAG GGTACTTTCAATGTCACATCGACTTATGACAGTAGAACCAGAAATATAGAGAGCTCTCTGGTTGCCAGGGGAGATTTATGGCGAGTTGAGGCATCACAAGGTAGTTCAACATCAGGTCGTGATAATTCTTCCCTTTTCCTCGTCCAGCTTGGGCCTGTACTTTTTGTCCGGGATTCCACTCTTCTTTTGCCTGTCCATTTGTCAAAGCAGCACCTTCTGTGGTATGGCTATGATAGAAAG AATGGAATGCATTCACTTTGTCCAGCTGTATGGTCAAAGCATAGGAGGTGGCTGTTAATGTCAATGATCTGCCTCAACCCTTTCACTTGT TCTTTCATGGACGTGCAGTTTCCTAATGGCCAGTTAACCTATGTGTCTGGTGAAGGTATATCAACCAGTGCATTTCTGCCCCTCTGTGGTGGTCTACTTCAAGCACAGGGTCAATATCCAGGAGAGATGAAGTTTAGTTTCTCTTGCAAG AACAAGTGGGGAACACGCATAACACCCACATGGCAGTGGCCTGACAAATCATTTGCCTTAGGATTGGAGCAGGCATTGGCCTGGAAGAGATCTGGTCTCATGGTGAGACCAACAGTCCAATTAAG TTTATGTCCGACATTTGGTGGAAGTTTTCCTGGAGTACATATGGAAGTTACTCATTCTGTGAAGGATGAATTTAATCTGAGTTGTGGATGCGCCCTCGTACATCGTCCTTCTGCTTTTGCATCAGCATCG GTTGGGAGGTCCAAGTGGAATGGAAACGTTGGAAGCGCAGGGGTGGTTGTCAAAGTTGAAACTCCTCTAGATCATTTTGGCAATCCTTCTTTCTCTGTTCAGTTAAACAGCGGAATCGAGTTTTGA